DNA sequence from the bacterium genome:
TGATCGCCGAAGCGGGCAAGCTTGCGGTCGCTAAGGCGATAGCGGTACAAGACGCTGTGCGCCATTTTCTTGTAATAGCGCATCAAAGGCGCGGCATTCTGCTCGCTGGCAACGTACAGGTACTGCCCGTCACTGGCGAGATTGATGAGGGTATCGCCGAAAGCGAAGCGGTTCTTGAGTCCCCAATCCTTACGACCATCGGGTCCAACGCCGACCAGGAACCAGCCCGATTCGGCCATCGGCCATCCCAAAACAACCCCACCGGGAATCGTGATTGCGGCTTGAGGCAACGTGTGGTCCGCGCCCCAGCCGCCTTTGCTGTCGGCTGTGGCCCAGGGCGGAGTACCGGGATTCCCATAGCTCAGCAGGTATTCGATTCCGACGCCGTTGTGGCGCAGCACGCGCCAACGGTAGGGACCTGCGGGAACCGGCTGGCCCTGGTCGTCGGCTCCATCCCAGAGTTCGGTGTGCGCGCCGGCCCCGCGCGGTGCCGCACCAATCAGATTGCGAACGCGCCTGCCATGGGCATCATCGATCACCAGCGTGACGAAGCCAGCC
Encoded proteins:
- a CDS encoding FlgD immunoglobulin-like domain containing protein; protein product: MRNSFAVGSIAVLCLAHVLASAGVRTSPANDIAIKTGSSADSQLELRYTLPSAGFVTLVIDDAHGRRVRNLIGAAPRGAGAHTELWDGADDQGQPVPAGPYRWRVLRHNGVGIEYLLSYGNPGTPPWATADSKGGWGADHTLPQAAITIPGGVVLGWPMAESGWFLVGVGPDGRKDWGLKNRFAFGDTLINLASDGQYLYVASEQNAAPLMRYYKKMAHSVLYRYRLSDRKLARFGD